The proteins below come from a single Burkholderia contaminans genomic window:
- a CDS encoding GNAT family N-acetyltransferase codes for MIIAASHRTNVSVRHGVLKVSHEDRIMEWHCCEFEHLSAVDLYAILRARNTVLVVEDAHTHLDIDGKDAGALHVYATVRNGDAVEVAAYARLLPGDDIDPDVVIDKVLTSEACRDGETLEHLLERALTAALAAWPDAALRMHVPAPRQAFYKRFGFRKAYGPYLEQGAPFVGMIRPADRAAGALRQLLSRTVSSARPRNEDARTDARVLNRLPADTGANR; via the coding sequence ATGATCATTGCCGCTTCGCATCGGACGAACGTATCCGTGCGACATGGCGTGCTGAAGGTTTCACACGAGGACCGCATCATGGAATGGCATTGTTGTGAATTCGAACATCTGAGCGCCGTCGATCTCTATGCAATCCTGCGCGCACGCAACACCGTGCTGGTCGTCGAGGATGCGCATACCCATCTCGACATCGACGGCAAGGACGCGGGCGCATTGCACGTCTATGCAACCGTGCGCAACGGCGACGCGGTGGAAGTCGCGGCCTACGCACGGCTCCTGCCCGGCGACGACATCGATCCGGACGTCGTGATCGACAAGGTATTGACGAGCGAAGCGTGCCGCGACGGCGAAACGCTCGAGCACCTGCTCGAGCGTGCACTGACCGCCGCACTGGCCGCATGGCCGGACGCCGCGCTGCGCATGCACGTCCCTGCGCCGCGCCAGGCGTTCTACAAACGTTTCGGATTCCGCAAGGCGTACGGACCGTATCTCGAGCAGGGTGCACCGTTCGTCGGCATGATCCGGCCGGCCGACCGCGCCGCCGGCGCGCTGCGCCAACTGCTGTCCCGGACCGTTTCGTCGGCCCGGCCCAGGAACGAAGACGCGCGCACCGACGCACGCGTGCTCAACCGGCTGCCCGCCGATACCGGAGCCAATCGATGA
- a CDS encoding DUF1839 family protein — protein sequence MRFVSRDGEDASFEDVRHRARHYRPHPLHSQEMVWKQTNCYVDMWLEVLRWWGFNPYAALPFTIALDFEGDQFTFFKFPHDELERLYGIVVQEHSIYEPLDQHIETQVARGHLMIVEVDAWFLPDTRGSSYRTQHTKTTIGIDAIDRAKRQIGYFHNSGYYVAEDFDYNGLVGGNSPMTLPPYVECAKRRFAPLDERELCETSLAALQRHLRRLPVVNPIAAFRRQLQTDARTLADSPLEHFHAYSFNSVRQLGANFELFGHYARWLQASGCVGPFAEIRAACDRIASEAMVLEFRLARACARGKEERGDSTLEAIEAAYTDVVACARQIALPLRHMKPVRSDTAAPVPAMR from the coding sequence ATGAGATTCGTGTCCCGCGACGGCGAAGACGCGTCGTTCGAGGATGTGCGCCACCGCGCGCGCCACTACCGCCCGCATCCGCTGCATAGCCAGGAGATGGTCTGGAAACAGACCAACTGCTACGTCGACATGTGGCTCGAGGTGCTCCGGTGGTGGGGCTTCAATCCGTACGCGGCGCTGCCGTTTACGATTGCGCTCGATTTCGAGGGCGACCAGTTCACGTTCTTCAAGTTTCCGCACGACGAACTCGAGCGGCTGTACGGCATCGTCGTGCAGGAACACTCGATCTACGAACCGCTCGACCAGCACATCGAGACGCAGGTTGCGCGCGGCCACCTGATGATCGTCGAGGTCGACGCGTGGTTCCTGCCCGATACGCGCGGCAGCAGCTACCGCACGCAGCACACGAAGACGACGATCGGCATCGATGCGATCGACCGCGCGAAACGCCAGATCGGCTACTTCCACAACAGCGGGTATTACGTGGCCGAGGATTTCGACTACAACGGGCTCGTCGGCGGCAACTCGCCGATGACGCTGCCGCCTTACGTGGAATGCGCGAAGCGGCGGTTTGCGCCGCTCGACGAGCGCGAGCTGTGCGAAACGTCGCTCGCCGCGCTGCAGCGCCACCTGCGGCGCCTGCCGGTCGTCAACCCGATCGCCGCGTTCCGGCGGCAGTTGCAGACCGATGCGCGGACGCTCGCCGATTCGCCGCTCGAGCATTTCCATGCGTACTCGTTCAACTCGGTGCGGCAGCTCGGCGCGAATTTCGAGCTGTTCGGCCATTACGCGCGCTGGCTGCAGGCCAGCGGCTGCGTCGGGCCGTTCGCCGAGATCCGTGCCGCATGCGACCGCATCGCGTCCGAAGCGATGGTGCTCGAATTCCGGCTCGCACGCGCGTGCGCGCGCGGCAAGGAGGAGCGCGGCGACTCGACGCTCGAAGCGATCGAGGCCGCCTATACGGATGTGGTAGCGTGCGCGCGGCAGATCGCGTTGCCGCTGCGGCACATGAAGCCCGTGCGCAGCGACACGGCGGCACCCGTGCCGGCCATGCGGTGA
- a CDS encoding sigma-54 dependent transcriptional regulator → MNMPITRDKSADAGSGNGQRPLIYWTQSPSVMLRKELARRDWKVSIVAQASELRDTSGEITCGILDLSGGHADAIGSIASTCASMRDVVWVALIDVGQTASPNVRALLRDYCFDYVTLPASHQRIADTVGHAYGMECLFARDRERLESEEKGIVGTCSAMLRLFDTVRRFARTDAPVFVFGETGTGKELTAVAIHRHSERRNGPFVAVNCGAIPPHLLQSELFGYERGAFTGANARKIGYVEAANGGTLLLDEIGDLPHESQASLLRFLQERSIHRLGGSDPVPVDVRIVSATHVDLREAMEEGRFRPDLFHRLCVMRIDQPPLRARGKDIELLAHHMLERFRGDARHRVRGFSTDAITALYKHDWPGNVRELINRVRRAVVMTEGRLITAQDLELEYCLDAASPSVADIRKSIEREAIETALLRTRGRVAASARELGVSRATLYRWMEAYGIERPRGTGSSD, encoded by the coding sequence ATGAATATGCCAATAACGCGCGATAAGAGCGCCGACGCGGGGAGTGGTAACGGGCAGCGTCCGCTGATTTACTGGACGCAGTCGCCGTCCGTCATGCTCCGGAAGGAACTGGCGCGACGCGACTGGAAAGTGTCGATCGTCGCGCAGGCGAGCGAGTTGCGCGACACGTCCGGCGAAATCACCTGCGGCATCCTCGACCTGAGCGGCGGCCATGCCGACGCGATCGGCAGCATCGCGTCGACCTGCGCGTCGATGCGCGACGTCGTCTGGGTCGCACTCATCGATGTCGGCCAGACCGCTTCTCCGAACGTTCGCGCGCTGTTGCGCGACTATTGCTTCGACTACGTCACGTTGCCCGCCTCGCACCAGCGCATCGCCGATACGGTCGGCCACGCGTACGGCATGGAGTGCCTGTTCGCGCGCGACCGCGAACGGCTCGAATCGGAGGAAAAAGGCATCGTCGGCACCTGCAGCGCGATGCTGCGGCTGTTCGATACGGTGCGGCGCTTCGCGCGCACCGACGCACCGGTGTTCGTGTTCGGCGAAACAGGGACGGGCAAGGAGTTGACTGCCGTCGCGATCCATCGCCATTCTGAGCGCCGCAACGGCCCGTTCGTCGCGGTCAACTGCGGCGCCATTCCGCCGCATCTGCTGCAATCCGAACTGTTCGGCTATGAGCGCGGCGCATTTACCGGCGCGAACGCGCGCAAGATCGGCTATGTCGAAGCGGCGAACGGCGGCACGCTGCTGCTCGACGAGATCGGCGACCTGCCGCACGAGAGCCAGGCGAGCCTGCTCCGCTTTCTGCAGGAGCGTTCAATTCATCGCCTGGGCGGCAGCGATCCGGTGCCGGTCGATGTCCGGATCGTGTCGGCGACGCACGTCGACTTGCGCGAAGCGATGGAGGAAGGGCGTTTTCGGCCGGACCTGTTCCACCGTCTGTGCGTGATGCGCATCGACCAGCCGCCGCTGCGCGCGCGCGGCAAGGACATCGAGCTGCTCGCGCATCACATGCTCGAACGCTTCCGCGGCGACGCGCGCCATCGCGTGCGCGGCTTCTCGACGGATGCGATCACGGCACTCTACAAGCACGACTGGCCCGGCAACGTCCGCGAGCTGATCAACCGCGTGCGCCGCGCGGTCGTGATGACGGAAGGGCGCCTGATTACCGCGCAGGATCTCGAACTCGAATACTGTCTCGATGCCGCGTCACCGTCGGTGGCCGACATCCGCAAGTCGATCGAACGCGAGGCGATCGAAACCGCCCTGTTGCGCACGCGCGGGCGCGTCGCCGCGTCGGCCCGCGAGCTCGGCGTGTCGCGCGCGACGTTGTATCGCTGGATGGAGGCATACGGGATCGAGCGGCCGCGCGGCACGGGCTCGTCCGACTGA
- a CDS encoding mannose-1-phosphate guanylyltransferase/mannose-6-phosphate isomerase, whose amino-acid sequence MTRTLHPVPAPDLPRILPVILAGGSGTRLWPLSREQFPKQLIELTSNESPLSATARRLNGIANAVLGDKLLLVCGEQHRIMSAAQVVDRAAPARILLEPAARNTAPALTLAALDASVFEDDPVLAVMPADHVIADVGAFQDAIARAARYAQEGAIVTLGVLPRRAETGYGYIRVGEPRTSRHGGQGGYSIGRFVEKPDAALAERYLQSGDYWWNSGIFVTRASVWLKAIHALAPEIHAACESAWRAGVADDPFFRIDAAAFDACPSDSIDYAVMERLADSSELGIEGIVVPLSAGWSDVGTWDAIWEIMPKDDQGNVARGPTVFEDTQDSLVRSEGRLVACVGMKDVVVIETPDAVLVANRHDVQRVKNIVARLKSDRRPQASEHRKVQRPWGHYDSIDLGERFQVKRIVVEPGKRLSLQMHYHRAEHWIVVHGTAKVTRGNETFLLSENESTYIAVGEVHRLENPGRIPLEIIEVQSGNYLGEDDIVRFDDQYGRPVVDALPETHAAPHVQVAEGDVVR is encoded by the coding sequence ATGACACGCACCCTGCACCCGGTTCCCGCCCCCGACCTTCCACGCATCCTGCCGGTCATCCTCGCCGGCGGCTCCGGCACGCGCCTCTGGCCGCTGTCGCGCGAACAGTTTCCGAAGCAGTTGATCGAGCTGACCTCGAACGAATCGCCGTTGTCCGCGACGGCGCGCCGCCTGAACGGCATCGCGAACGCGGTGCTGGGCGACAAGCTGTTGCTGGTGTGCGGCGAACAGCATCGCATCATGAGCGCCGCGCAAGTGGTCGACCGTGCGGCGCCCGCTCGTATCCTGCTCGAACCCGCTGCGCGCAACACGGCACCGGCGCTCACGCTTGCCGCGCTCGACGCCAGCGTATTCGAGGACGACCCCGTGCTCGCGGTGATGCCGGCCGATCACGTGATCGCCGATGTCGGCGCGTTCCAGGATGCGATCGCGCGCGCGGCACGTTATGCGCAAGAAGGCGCGATCGTGACGCTCGGTGTGCTGCCGCGCCGCGCGGAAACGGGCTACGGCTATATCCGGGTCGGCGAGCCGCGGACGAGCCGCCACGGCGGACAAGGCGGTTATTCGATCGGACGCTTCGTCGAGAAACCCGACGCGGCGCTCGCCGAGCGCTACCTGCAGTCGGGCGACTACTGGTGGAACAGCGGCATTTTCGTCACACGCGCATCGGTCTGGCTCAAGGCGATTCACGCGCTGGCGCCCGAAATCCATGCGGCCTGCGAGTCGGCGTGGCGCGCGGGCGTCGCCGACGATCCGTTCTTCCGGATCGACGCCGCGGCGTTCGACGCCTGCCCGTCCGACTCGATCGACTATGCGGTCATGGAGCGCCTGGCCGACAGCAGCGAACTCGGCATCGAAGGCATCGTGGTGCCGCTTTCGGCCGGCTGGTCGGACGTCGGCACGTGGGATGCGATCTGGGAAATCATGCCGAAGGACGACCAGGGCAACGTCGCCCGCGGCCCGACCGTGTTCGAGGACACGCAGGACAGCCTCGTGCGTTCGGAAGGGCGTCTCGTCGCGTGCGTCGGCATGAAGGATGTCGTCGTGATCGAAACGCCCGACGCGGTGCTCGTCGCGAACAGGCACGACGTGCAGCGCGTGAAGAACATCGTCGCGCGCCTGAAGAGCGACCGGCGCCCGCAGGCGAGCGAACACCGCAAGGTGCAGCGTCCGTGGGGGCACTACGATTCGATCGATCTCGGCGAGCGGTTCCAGGTGAAGCGGATCGTCGTCGAACCGGGCAAGCGGCTGTCGCTGCAGATGCACTATCACCGCGCCGAGCACTGGATCGTCGTGCACGGCACCGCGAAGGTGACGCGCGGCAACGAGACCTTTCTGCTCAGCGAGAACGAGTCGACGTATATCGCCGTCGGTGAAGTCCATCGCCTCGAGAATCCCGGCCGCATTCCGCTCGAAATCATCGAAGTGCAATCGGGCAACTATCTCGGCGAAGACGATATCGTGCGCTTCGACGACCAGTACGGGCGCCCGGTCGTCGACGCGCTGCCGGAAACGCACGCGGCGCCGCACGTGCAAGTGGCAGAGGGAGACGTCGTGCGATAG
- a CDS encoding amino acid--[acyl-carrier-protein] ligase, translated as MNDRLAVPSAASAPADAPIDRAGVNPLRDELIDAGLLVSTGIQGLFGRSERFERVVEALDAFVTRIGADQQAEVLRFPPAMSRTEFERSEYMKSFPQLAGSVHAFCGDEHQHQRVLQCLDRGDDWTESQKPTYVVMTPAACYPVYPVVARAGALPADGRIVDVFSYCFRHEPSLDPTRMQLFRMREYVRIGTPEQIVSFRETWIERGTRMIEALRLPNAIDLANDPFFGRGGKIVANSQREQNLKFELLIPIEHDDRQTACLSFNYHMDHFGLLWDIRTATGDVAHTGCVGFGLERLTLALFRHHGFDIDAWPREVRDVLWGTP; from the coding sequence GTGAACGATCGCCTTGCCGTGCCCTCCGCCGCCTCCGCTCCCGCCGATGCACCGATCGACCGCGCGGGCGTCAACCCGCTGCGCGACGAACTGATCGACGCGGGCCTGCTGGTCTCGACCGGCATCCAGGGCCTGTTCGGCCGCAGCGAACGGTTCGAGCGCGTCGTGGAGGCGCTCGACGCGTTCGTCACGCGCATCGGCGCCGACCAGCAGGCCGAAGTGCTGCGCTTCCCGCCGGCGATGAGCCGCACCGAGTTCGAGCGCAGCGAATACATGAAGAGCTTCCCGCAGCTCGCGGGCAGCGTGCATGCGTTCTGCGGCGACGAACACCAGCACCAGCGCGTACTGCAGTGCCTCGATCGCGGCGACGACTGGACGGAAAGCCAGAAGCCGACCTACGTCGTGATGACGCCCGCCGCGTGCTACCCGGTCTACCCGGTCGTCGCACGCGCGGGTGCGCTGCCGGCCGACGGCCGGATCGTCGACGTCTTCTCGTACTGCTTCCGCCACGAGCCGTCGCTCGACCCGACCCGCATGCAGCTGTTCCGGATGCGCGAGTACGTGCGGATCGGCACGCCCGAGCAGATCGTGTCGTTCCGCGAGACCTGGATCGAACGCGGCACGCGGATGATCGAGGCGCTGCGCCTGCCCAACGCGATCGACCTCGCGAACGACCCGTTCTTCGGGCGCGGCGGCAAGATCGTCGCGAACAGCCAGCGCGAGCAGAACCTGAAGTTCGAGCTGCTGATCCCGATCGAGCACGACGATCGCCAGACCGCTTGCTTGAGCTTCAACTACCACATGGACCATTTCGGGCTGCTGTGGGACATCCGCACCGCGACGGGCGACGTCGCGCACACGGGCTGCGTCGGCTTCGGCCTCGAACGGCTCACGCTCGCACTGTTCCGCCATCACGGCTTCGACATCGACGCATGGCCGCGCGAAGTCCGCGACGTGCTGTGGGGCACGCCATGA
- a CDS encoding glycosyltransferase family 4 protein: MKIAIVHDWLVVPGGAERVLAHMIDCFPQADVYSLVDFLEDRDCLRGRAVRTSFIQKLPFARTRYRSYLPLFPLAIEQFDLSAYDVVLSSSYAVAKGVLSGPDQFHASYVHSPVRYAWDLQHQYLNEAGLARGPKSVIARALLHYIRNWDARSANGVDRVAANSHFIARRIRKTYRRDATVIYPPVDVDHLSPRADKEAFYLTASRLVPYKRIDLIVDAFSRTPERRLVVIGDGPEMEKIRALAGPNVTLLGYQPFDVLHDHLQRARAFVFAAEEDFGISPVEAQACGTPVIAYGKGGVRESVRAWPGTGATGLFYRAQTVDALVDALARFEALPRGAIDPHACRANAERFSSARFRDAFTRFVMDGYAALQEEMAGPAGFAPHGDASIEDGMGDLRDREGETALRT, encoded by the coding sequence TTGAAGATTGCGATCGTTCACGACTGGCTGGTCGTGCCTGGCGGCGCCGAACGCGTGCTGGCGCACATGATCGACTGCTTTCCGCAGGCCGATGTCTACAGCCTCGTCGATTTCCTCGAGGATCGGGACTGCCTGCGCGGCCGCGCGGTGCGCACGTCCTTCATCCAGAAGCTGCCGTTCGCGCGCACGCGCTACCGCAGCTACCTGCCGTTGTTTCCGCTGGCCATCGAACAGTTCGACCTGTCGGCGTACGATGTCGTGCTGTCGAGCTCGTATGCGGTTGCGAAGGGCGTGCTCAGCGGCCCGGACCAGTTCCACGCCAGCTACGTGCATTCGCCGGTGCGCTATGCGTGGGACCTGCAACACCAGTACCTGAACGAGGCCGGCCTCGCACGCGGGCCAAAATCGGTCATCGCGCGTGCGCTCCTGCATTACATCCGCAACTGGGATGCGCGTTCGGCGAACGGCGTCGATCGCGTGGCCGCCAATTCGCACTTCATCGCGCGCCGCATCCGCAAGACTTACCGGCGCGATGCGACCGTGATCTATCCGCCGGTCGACGTCGACCACCTGTCGCCGCGCGCGGACAAGGAGGCGTTCTACCTGACCGCGTCGCGGCTCGTGCCGTACAAGCGGATCGACCTGATCGTCGACGCGTTCTCGCGTACGCCGGAACGCCGCCTCGTCGTGATCGGCGACGGGCCGGAGATGGAGAAGATCCGCGCGCTGGCCGGGCCCAACGTCACGCTGCTCGGTTACCAGCCGTTCGACGTGCTGCACGACCACCTGCAGCGTGCGCGCGCATTCGTGTTCGCCGCGGAAGAGGATTTCGGCATTTCGCCGGTCGAGGCGCAGGCATGCGGCACGCCCGTGATCGCGTACGGGAAGGGCGGCGTGCGCGAGTCGGTGCGGGCGTGGCCCGGCACCGGCGCAACGGGCCTGTTCTACCGCGCGCAGACGGTCGATGCACTGGTCGATGCGCTTGCCCGATTCGAAGCGCTGCCGCGCGGGGCGATCGATCCGCACGCGTGTCGCGCGAATGCCGAGCGCTTCAGCTCGGCGCGCTTTCGGGACGCGTTCACGCGCTTCGTGATGGATGGCTATGCCGCGTTGCAGGAGGAGATGGCCGGTCCCGCCGGTTTCGCGCCGCACGGCGATGCGTCGATCGAGGACGGCATGGGCGATCTGCGGGATCGGGAGGGCGAGACGGCGCTGCGAACCTGA
- a CDS encoding glycoside hydrolase family 2 protein — MTRTRALPAWSMLPTAAGAAREPRDLPAAGDGWIPATVPGTVAQSLALAGRLDEAASLDERDHWYRIELRGHGPRVLRFHGLATLAQAWLDDTPILRSDSMFVAHDVSVSLDGTHRLTVCFRALAAHLRDTRAPRRARWRTRLAEPAALRTVRTSLFGHMPGWFPPHVPTGPWRPVDVLDPADGPVLVDCDLHARIEGETGWLDAELTFAAPLPDALAARLSCGKHHATLERAGPDRLRASVAVPNVCRWWPHTHGEPVLYDVALHLGDALRPLGATGFRTIEVDAGADGKGFGLRINGVPVFARGACWSSAAPRTLHADDATYAHLLGLARDAGFNMIRVGGTMTYEADAFHAWCDRLGLLVWQDFMFANFDYALDDPAFADNVDREVRQFLSRHSASPSLAVLCGGSEIAQQAAMSGLGPKQRFLELTADRLAGHAAACRPDVPYVPDSPDGGVLPFAPRERVSHYYGVGAYLRPLDDARRADVRFASECLAFSNVPCDATLAELGWPGVHEPRWKAAVPRDPGTSWDFEDVRDHYLQTLYDVVPDRLRREDPARYFELSRAVIADLMRETFSEWRRTGSRCAGALVWQFQDVMPGAGWGLIDAAHRPKSAWHALRQVLQPVQVLLVDEGLNGLDVHVVNERPAPLSAALELVALRDGRTPVARAGCPVRIAAHDTVRIGSAELLGRFFDWTYAYRFGTCEHDTVFATLRADDGTLLSQAFHFPSRTHPAVLARRELGLEACVSRTGDTWHVDIDTRHVARHVQIDAPGYVPRDDWFHLAPGTPARVALVPLEMIGKHAAATDGPPTVEIRAVNAARTVRATQAG, encoded by the coding sequence GTGACGCGCACGCGTGCCCTGCCCGCGTGGTCGATGCTGCCGACGGCCGCGGGCGCTGCGCGGGAACCGCGCGACCTCCCGGCCGCCGGCGACGGCTGGATTCCGGCGACCGTGCCCGGCACGGTCGCGCAGTCGCTCGCGCTCGCGGGCCGGCTCGACGAAGCCGCATCGCTCGACGAGCGCGACCACTGGTACCGGATCGAACTGCGCGGACACGGGCCGCGCGTGCTGCGTTTTCACGGCCTCGCGACGCTCGCGCAAGCGTGGCTCGACGACACGCCGATTCTCCGCTCCGACAGCATGTTCGTCGCACACGACGTTTCCGTGTCGCTCGACGGTACGCACCGGCTGACCGTCTGCTTCCGGGCGCTCGCCGCGCACCTGCGCGACACGCGCGCGCCGCGCCGCGCACGCTGGCGGACGCGGCTCGCGGAGCCGGCGGCGCTACGCACGGTCCGCACGTCGCTGTTCGGACACATGCCGGGCTGGTTTCCGCCGCATGTGCCGACCGGCCCGTGGCGGCCCGTGGACGTGCTCGATCCCGCTGACGGGCCCGTGCTCGTCGATTGCGACCTGCACGCGCGCATCGAAGGCGAGACGGGCTGGCTCGACGCGGAACTGACGTTCGCAGCGCCGCTGCCCGACGCGCTCGCCGCACGGCTGTCGTGCGGCAAGCACCACGCCACGCTCGAACGCGCCGGCCCCGACCGTCTGCGCGCGAGCGTCGCGGTGCCCAACGTGTGCCGCTGGTGGCCGCATACGCACGGCGAGCCGGTGCTGTACGACGTCGCACTGCATCTCGGCGACGCGTTGCGACCGCTCGGCGCAACCGGTTTCCGCACGATCGAAGTCGACGCCGGCGCCGACGGCAAGGGCTTCGGGCTGCGCATCAACGGCGTGCCCGTGTTCGCGCGCGGCGCATGCTGGAGCAGCGCCGCGCCGCGCACGCTGCACGCGGACGACGCCACCTACGCCCACCTGCTCGGGCTCGCGCGCGACGCCGGCTTCAACATGATCCGCGTCGGCGGCACGATGACCTACGAGGCCGATGCCTTTCACGCGTGGTGCGACCGGCTCGGGCTGCTGGTCTGGCAGGATTTCATGTTCGCGAACTTCGACTATGCGCTCGACGATCCCGCATTCGCGGACAACGTCGATCGCGAAGTCCGTCAGTTCCTGTCGCGGCACAGCGCGTCGCCGTCGCTTGCCGTACTGTGCGGCGGCAGCGAGATCGCACAACAGGCCGCGATGTCCGGGCTCGGGCCGAAGCAGCGCTTCCTCGAGCTGACCGCCGACCGGCTGGCCGGCCACGCGGCCGCATGCCGGCCCGACGTCCCGTACGTGCCCGATTCGCCCGACGGCGGCGTGCTGCCGTTCGCCCCGCGCGAACGCGTGTCGCACTACTACGGCGTCGGTGCGTACCTGCGCCCGCTCGACGACGCGCGCCGCGCGGACGTGCGCTTCGCGAGCGAATGCCTCGCATTCTCGAACGTGCCGTGCGACGCGACGCTCGCCGAGCTCGGCTGGCCCGGCGTGCACGAGCCGCGCTGGAAGGCAGCCGTGCCGCGCGACCCCGGCACGTCGTGGGATTTCGAGGACGTTCGCGACCACTATCTGCAGACGCTCTACGACGTCGTGCCCGACCGGCTGCGGCGCGAGGATCCGGCGCGCTACTTCGAGCTGTCGCGCGCGGTGATCGCGGACCTGATGCGCGAAACGTTTTCCGAATGGCGGCGCACCGGCTCGCGCTGCGCCGGCGCGCTCGTCTGGCAGTTCCAGGACGTGATGCCGGGCGCCGGCTGGGGGCTGATCGACGCCGCGCACCGGCCGAAATCGGCGTGGCATGCGTTGCGCCAGGTCCTGCAGCCCGTGCAGGTGCTGCTGGTCGACGAAGGCTTGAACGGGCTCGACGTGCATGTCGTCAACGAGCGCCCCGCGCCGTTGTCGGCCGCACTCGAGCTGGTCGCGCTGCGCGACGGCCGCACGCCGGTCGCGCGTGCCGGTTGCCCGGTGCGGATCGCCGCGCACGACACGGTGCGGATCGGCTCGGCCGAGCTGCTCGGCCGGTTCTTCGACTGGACCTACGCGTACCGCTTCGGGACTTGCGAACACGACACCGTCTTCGCGACGCTGCGTGCCGACGACGGCACGCTGCTGTCGCAGGCGTTCCATTTCCCGTCCCGCACGCATCCGGCCGTGCTGGCGCGCCGTGAACTCGGGCTGGAAGCGTGCGTGTCGCGCACCGGTGACACGTGGCACGTCGACATCGATACACGGCACGTCGCGCGTCATGTGCAGATCGATGCACCGGGCTACGTGCCCCGCGACGACTGGTTCCATCTCGCGCCCGGCACGCCGGCGCGCGTCGCGCTCGTTCCGCTTGAAATGATCGGGAAGCATGCGGCCGCGACCGATGGGCCGCCGACCGTGGAAATTCGGGCCGTGAACGCCGCGCGCACGGTGCGCGCCACGCAGGCCGGTTGA
- a CDS encoding right-handed parallel beta-helix repeat-containing protein, which yields MSGSQYLSRACAGAACMMVAGGLVWPGFTEAVSGVPTPGAIHADMPDAYIHPAPGSADQADAVQRALDGLQPGQRLVFTPGRYVVGRSLVVRQRHVVLSGFGATLVATDPGNQTIEMRGDGTTLVGFHLRGTGATRLDTPESTKVEVTGHDVQVLDNVIDGGASAGIFVYGGSDVAIVGNQVRSTLADGIHMTHGTRNVLVQGNVVRGTGDDMIAVVSYQADGALSGNVLVTGNSLEGNTWGRGITVVGGTEVTISNNIVHDVQVSAGILVAQEDSYRTYGASDVRVENNVISSIQTAVGRTDPRPLTQQAAIDVSTWSGSVTRVVVIGNRVSHARFAGIRVWGNVSQYRIADNRLSAIGGEAVQVGGGGGCTSGGTSAEQCRVAVMQPASIDVVGADTSALPHVREALRQARPPRRGID from the coding sequence ATGAGCGGATCGCAATACCTGTCTCGTGCATGCGCGGGTGCAGCCTGCATGATGGTGGCTGGCGGGCTCGTGTGGCCGGGGTTCACCGAGGCCGTATCCGGCGTACCCACGCCGGGTGCGATTCATGCGGACATGCCGGATGCGTACATTCATCCCGCCCCGGGCTCAGCCGATCAGGCCGATGCGGTGCAACGCGCGCTGGACGGGCTGCAGCCGGGCCAGCGATTGGTGTTCACGCCCGGACGGTACGTTGTCGGCCGTTCGTTGGTCGTACGGCAGCGGCATGTCGTACTGTCGGGTTTCGGCGCAACGCTGGTTGCGACCGATCCCGGCAATCAGACGATCGAGATGCGGGGCGACGGTACGACGCTCGTCGGGTTTCATCTCAGGGGAACAGGCGCGACGCGTCTCGACACGCCCGAGTCGACCAAGGTCGAGGTGACGGGGCACGACGTGCAGGTGCTCGACAACGTCATCGACGGCGGTGCCAGCGCCGGCATATTCGTGTATGGCGGATCCGACGTCGCGATCGTCGGCAACCAGGTGCGCTCGACACTCGCCGACGGCATCCACATGACGCACGGCACGCGCAATGTGCTGGTCCAGGGCAATGTCGTGCGTGGTACCGGCGACGACATGATCGCCGTGGTGAGCTACCAGGCCGACGGGGCGCTGAGCGGCAACGTGCTGGTTACCGGCAACTCCCTCGAAGGCAACACGTGGGGGCGCGGGATCACGGTGGTCGGCGGCACGGAGGTGACGATCTCGAACAACATCGTGCATGACGTGCAGGTCAGTGCGGGGATCCTCGTTGCGCAGGAAGACAGTTACAGAACCTACGGCGCGTCCGACGTTCGGGTCGAGAACAACGTGATTTCGTCCATTCAGACCGCGGTCGGCCGGACCGATCCGCGCCCGCTGACACAGCAGGCCGCGATCGACGTCAGTACGTGGTCGGGCTCGGTGACGCGCGTGGTCGTAATCGGCAACCGCGTGTCGCACGCGCGGTTTGCCGGCATTCGCGTATGGGGAAACGTGTCGCAGTACCGGATCGCGGATAACCGGTTGTCCGCGATCGGCGGGGAGGCGGTGCAGGTGGGTGGGGGCGGAGGCTGTACCTCGGGCGGCACGAGTGCCGAGCAGTGCAGGGTGGCGGTCATGCAGCCGGCGTCGATCGACGTGGTCGGGGCCGATACGTCGGCGTTGCCGCATGTGCGCGAAGCGCTCAGGCAGGCGCGTCCGCCGCGGCGCGGCATCGATTGA